The Halotia branconii CENA392 region TCCAGAAGCGGTAGAGTGTTTAATCTACGACGTTTAATGCTCTCGAAAATCAGCAACAGCTAATTTCGTGATTTTTTGAATCTCCTCTAAATTAGGCGATGGTGTTTCACTTTCCATTCCTAACCATAAGAGATACTCAATATTCCCTGCGGGGCCAGTAATCGGCGACCAAGTTAAGCCTTGATATTTCCATCCTAATTTGTGAGCTGCTTGCAGTACTAGGAAAATGGCATCAGCTTGGTCGTTAGGGTCGCGCACTACACCTTTTTTACCGACACGAGATTTTCCAACTTCAAACTGTGGTTTTACCAGTAACACCAGTTCTCGGTTAGCTTGAGTTAATCGCCACAAAGCAGGCAAAATCTTAGTTAACGAAATAAACGATACATCCACCACTGTCAAATCAGGAAGAGGATCACCCTCACCGTACAACTCATCGGGTGAAAGATGACGTAAATTAGTCCGTTCCCGCAAAACTACCCGCGGATCATTTCGCAAACGCCAATCAACTTGTCCATAACCGACATCAATACCATAAACTAATTTTGCCCCAGCTTGGAGTAGGCAATCTGTAAAGCCACCCGTAGAAATACCACCATCTAAACAAACACGTCCGGCTGTGGGAATGGCAAACAATTCTAGAGCTTTAGTTAGTTTCTCACCTCCGCGGGAAACAAACCGCGATCGCTCTTTAATTCTAATTTGAGCAGCAATATCAACTTCTGTACCAGATTTATCAACTATCTGGTCATTAACCATCACTTCCCCTGCTTGAATTAGCCTCTGTGCTAAAGCGCGAGAAGCACATAAATTTAGTTCTACTAATAATGTATCTAGTCGTTGTTTAGCCAATTAACTTTTTAAGCGTCCTAGAGTAGTTTTTTTCACTTGCATCCGCCAATTATAATAATCGCTAAAATTAATGCGATCGCTCTCAACTTCTTGTTTATTTTATTCTTTAGGAATGCACAATATTCAGGTAATCAACATACAGCAAAATCTGTATATTGACGCAGTTCTACAGGATGGAAAGCCAAGACAATGTCTTCACGCGGGACACCAGCTTCCAACAATGCTTCTGCTACT contains the following coding sequences:
- a CDS encoding TlyA family RNA methyltransferase, whose product is MAKQRLDTLLVELNLCASRALAQRLIQAGEVMVNDQIVDKSGTEVDIAAQIRIKERSRFVSRGGEKLTKALELFAIPTAGRVCLDGGISTGGFTDCLLQAGAKLVYGIDVGYGQVDWRLRNDPRVVLRERTNLRHLSPDELYGEGDPLPDLTVVDVSFISLTKILPALWRLTQANRELVLLVKPQFEVGKSRVGKKGVVRDPNDQADAIFLVLQAAHKLGWKYQGLTWSPITGPAGNIEYLLWLGMESETPSPNLEEIQKITKLAVADFREH